In one Oscillospiraceae bacterium genomic region, the following are encoded:
- the tyrC gene encoding cyclohexadienyl dehydrogenase, whose translation MGKTIAVVGLGLIGGSLALALKGFEGYEIVGVDVSEPTLRYAREHGVGDRVTGEAMQAVPEADVVVLALHPRGIVRFLEEYRDHFKPGALVTDVCGVKTAIMEGARVLPEGVDFIGCHPMAGTEFSGIEHAFGGMFRDSHFILTPRESSTAEHLALMERMAAYIGCRDVYKTTPEAHDAMIAYTSQVMHIIAVSVCDDESLFDCKGFEGSSFRGCTRVAALDVGLWTELFTMNRPALLEVLDNLLGHLGEYREALASGDGALLAKKLDYSASRKRRMDLPGPDLMQ comes from the coding sequence ATGGGAAAGACGATTGCCGTCGTGGGCCTGGGCCTCATCGGGGGCTCCCTGGCCCTGGCCCTTAAGGGATTTGAAGGGTATGAGATCGTGGGGGTGGACGTGTCCGAGCCCACGCTGCGCTACGCCCGGGAGCACGGGGTGGGCGACCGGGTGACCGGGGAGGCCATGCAGGCCGTGCCGGAGGCCGACGTGGTGGTGCTGGCCCTGCACCCCAGGGGGATCGTCCGCTTTCTGGAGGAGTACAGGGACCACTTCAAGCCCGGCGCGCTGGTCACCGACGTGTGCGGCGTCAAGACCGCCATTATGGAGGGGGCGCGGGTGCTGCCGGAGGGCGTGGACTTCATCGGCTGCCACCCCATGGCGGGCACCGAGTTCTCCGGCATCGAGCACGCGTTCGGCGGCATGTTCCGGGACTCCCACTTCATCCTCACCCCACGGGAGAGCAGCACGGCGGAGCACCTGGCGCTGATGGAGCGCATGGCCGCTTACATCGGCTGCCGGGACGTGTACAAAACCACGCCGGAGGCCCACGACGCCATGATCGCCTACACCAGCCAGGTGATGCACATCATCGCCGTCTCGGTGTGTGACGACGAGAGCCTCTTTGACTGCAAGGGCTTCGAGGGCAGCTCCTTCCGGGGCTGCACCCGGGTGGCCGCCCTGGACGTGGGGCTGTGGACCGAGCTGTTCACCATGAACCGGCCCGCCCTGCTGGAGGTGCTGGACAATCTGCTGGGGCACCTGGGGGAGTACCGGGAGGCCCTGGCCTCCGGCGACGGGGCCCTGCTGGCGAAAAAGCTGGACTACTCCGCCTCCCGCAAGCGGCGGATGGATCTGCCCGGCCCGGATTTGATGCAGTAG
- the aroF gene encoding 3-deoxy-7-phosphoheptulonate synthase, with product MVVIMKREFTQEQLAEAVKTMEAGGVKVMVSKGSETTILGAEGNAANIDQEKMSLLPGVERVMRVTEPYKKANRKYHPDDSVVDLGNGTAVGGKRLAVIAGPCSVEGEAQIVGVARNVKQSGAAALRGGAYKPRTSPYAFQGLAQDGIKLLLEAKAATGLPIVTEIMSTDNIEMFEMCVDVIQVGARNMQNFDLLKQLGKTRKPILLKRGLSSTIEEWLMSAEYIMAGGNNNVILCERGIRTFETYTRNTLDLSAVLAVKTLSHLPVVVDPSHACGKAWMVERMSMAAVAAGADGLIVEVHNDPKNALCDGAQSITPDGFDDLMGKLGAVAQCVGREI from the coding sequence ATGGTAGTCATTATGAAGCGGGAGTTCACCCAGGAGCAGCTGGCCGAGGCCGTCAAGACCATGGAGGCCGGCGGGGTCAAGGTCATGGTGTCCAAGGGCTCCGAGACCACGATCCTGGGCGCGGAGGGCAACGCCGCCAACATCGACCAGGAGAAGATGTCCCTGCTGCCCGGCGTGGAGCGGGTCATGCGGGTCACCGAGCCGTACAAGAAGGCCAACCGCAAGTACCACCCGGACGACTCGGTGGTGGATCTGGGCAACGGGACGGCGGTGGGCGGCAAGCGCCTGGCGGTCATCGCGGGGCCCTGCTCGGTGGAGGGCGAGGCGCAGATCGTGGGCGTGGCGCGCAATGTGAAGCAGTCCGGGGCCGCGGCCCTGCGGGGCGGCGCGTACAAGCCCCGCACCTCCCCCTACGCCTTCCAGGGCCTGGCCCAGGACGGGATCAAGCTGCTGCTGGAGGCCAAGGCGGCCACCGGCCTGCCCATCGTCACCGAGATCATGTCCACCGACAACATCGAGATGTTCGAGATGTGCGTGGACGTGATCCAGGTGGGGGCCAGGAATATGCAGAACTTTGACCTTTTGAAGCAGCTGGGCAAGACCCGCAAGCCCATCCTGCTCAAGCGGGGGCTGTCCTCCACCATCGAGGAGTGGCTCATGAGCGCGGAGTACATCATGGCCGGGGGCAACAACAACGTCATCCTCTGCGAGCGGGGCATCCGCACCTTCGAGACCTACACCCGCAACACCCTGGACCTGTCCGCCGTGCTGGCCGTGAAAACCCTGTCCCACCTGCCCGTGGTGGTGGACCCCTCCCACGCCTGCGGCAAGGCCTGGATGGTGGAGCGCATGAGCATGGCCGCCGTGGCCGCCGGGGCGGACGGGCTGATCGTCGAGGTCCACAACGACCCCAAGAACGCCCTGTGCGACGGGGCCCAGTCCATCACGCCCGACGGGTTTGACGATCTGATGGGCAAGCTGGGCGCGGTGGCCCAGTGCGTGGGCCGGGAGATTTAG